The Pandoraea vervacti DNA window CCGGTTTGGCGTCGCATCAACCGCTCAATGGTGTTACGGGCGCCGTGCACGGCGCCGCCTGGTGCTCGCCGTCAGGCGAGATTCTGGTGCTGCGTGAGGACGTCGGCCGCCATAACGCACTGGACAAGCTCATCGGCGCACTCGCGCGCGACGGGCAGGCGTTCGATCGAGGTTTCGTGCTGATGACGAGTCGCGCGAGCGTCGAAATCGTGCAAAAAGCCGCGCAGGTCGGTATCCCGATGGTCGCCGCCGTGTCTGCGGCGACGGCGTTGGCGGTGCGTACGGCCCAGGCGGCAGGCGTGGCGCTGGTGGGTTTCGTGCGCGGCGAACAATGTGTCATTTACGCCGGCGGGGCGGCGCTCGACGAGCGCGCCTGATGCCCAACTCTATGAAGCAGCAGGAGATGCTCGATGGACGGTAACAATCTCTTGCGGATGGCGAATCGCATCGCGGACTTCTTCGAATCGTTGCCCGATCGTGAGGAAGCGCTCGGCGAGGTCGCCGCTCATCTTCACAAGTTCTGGGACCCGCGCATGCGCACCCAGATCCTCTCCCTCGTCGGCACGCCAGCGGCAGACGACATGCACGCCCTGGTGCGCGAAGCGCTCGAACGCCATCGCGGGAGGCTCACCCCGGCAGGCTGAGCGTGCCTGAGAGCCCCGAACTTCACCCACTGCACTTGTCACGTCAGGTCTGCGGAACCCCCGGTTTCGGGCGAAGGTACGCTGCTCGCGGTATAGTAGGGGTGACGGTCGCGCACCGGCGCGGCCCCACGACTAGCGGAGGACTTGATGAGCGATACCCCCACGCGCAAGCCCAGCCCACAGCGCCCTGACAAGGAAGACGAAGTGGAACGCGACCTCGACGAAGCGCTTGAGGAGACGTTTCCGGCAAGCGATCCCGTATCGATCGAGGTGGACAAGCCGAAGCGCGGTTCGGCGTCGAAATCGCCGGTAACCAAGCGGCTCGACGAGGGACTTGAAGAAACGTTCCCGGCGAGCGATCCGGTATCCATCGACACGGGGAAGTCGCCGAAGCGTTGACGTTGGCCGGGCGATGCCGGTAAATCGTGCTGCGGTGCTTTCAAAATTCGCTCGCGGCCCCGTCCGGCGGGGCCGCGAGCGAAAAATAAATGTCCAGTCTGACGCGGGTTTGCCGCCCGGACAGGTCGAATTCGTGGCAAAATGCCGCGCCTGACTCTCTCAGGCTGGGACTGTAGGAAATAAATGGCGGCAGGTACGGTAAAAAAAGTTCGACGCTACGCGCTGGAAACCATCGACGTGATGGGGCAGAGCGGGCTTGGCGTCGTCGAGCGCCCCGACGGGCGTTTCGTCATGTATCCGGAGTATTGGACGCAGACGCAGGCGCTCAGCCAGAAAATGCGCACGCTTTACCGCCGTAACTGCCAGCTCGAGTACCAATTGGCCAAGCTCACGCGTGAACTCGATCGACTTCGCAGCGTGGTCGACACGCCGCGTCCGGCCGGCAACCCCCAGGCGTCGCTGCCCGGCACCGATGTGCCGCAGCCCGAACCCAAGCGCGAACGCAAGTCCACCTCGACATCCGCTGCCCCCGATTTGCCGCCACGACGACGTAAACGTGCCGCCTGAGCCTAACCGCCGCAACGGCCGCAGCCCCCGTTTTCGATGTCACCGCTGCTCGCAAGGCAAGTCTTTCAGGTCTACCCGGTAATACCAGCGAATCCCCCCATTAGCCAGCCTTCTGCCCGCTTCGCCGACCATCATGGCGCTTACTGCATCGCAACTCGAAACCTTCCGTAACGACGGTTATCTGATCCTTCCGCACTATGTGGCGCCGACCGAGTGCGAGGCGATCCTGTCCGATGCGCGAGCGCAGTTGGCAGCGGCAACGCTGCCGCTGGAATTCGAAGCCGATGTCGGCTATGAGGGGGCGCCGCAGTCGCGTGACGCCGTCGGCGGTCAGACGGTGCGTCGTTTGCTCAAGGCCTATGACCGGGGCGATGCGCTGCGTCGGTGGGCCACACGCCCCGATCTGATCGAATCGCTCGCGCAGATCTTTGGGGAGGATGTCGTGCTTACGCTCGCGCACCACAATTGCGTGATGACCAAGCACCCGCACTTCGGCACGGCCACGGGCTGGCACCGGGACATCCGCTATTGGTCGTTCCCGGAAAACTCGCTGATTTCCGTGTGGCTGGCATTGGGGCCGGAGACGCGCGCCAACGGGGCGCTTCGCTTCATTCCCGGTTCGCATCGCGAACCGCTCAAGCCGCATCAACTGGATTCGCTCGACTTTCTGCGTCTGGACGAACCCGACAACCAGCCGCTCGTCGCGCGTGGCAAGCAAGTCGAGCTCGCGCAGGGCGACGTGGTGTTGTTTCACAGCGGACTGTTTCATGCCGCAGGGCGCAACGAAGGCGATACCACGAAGTTCTCGGTCGTCTTCGCGTACCGTGGCGTGAGTAATCCGCCAAAGCCGGGGTCCCGTTCGGCGTCGGCGGGCGAGGTCGAGCTCGGCCACTGACTTTATTCGCGGCGTCGCCTTCGCCGTTCAA harbors:
- a CDS encoding formate dehydrogenase subunit delta; the protein is MDGNNLLRMANRIADFFESLPDREEALGEVAAHLHKFWDPRMRTQILSLVGTPAADDMHALVREALERHRGRLTPAG
- a CDS encoding phytanoyl-CoA dioxygenase family protein — encoded protein: MALTASQLETFRNDGYLILPHYVAPTECEAILSDARAQLAAATLPLEFEADVGYEGAPQSRDAVGGQTVRRLLKAYDRGDALRRWATRPDLIESLAQIFGEDVVLTLAHHNCVMTKHPHFGTATGWHRDIRYWSFPENSLISVWLALGPETRANGALRFIPGSHREPLKPHQLDSLDFLRLDEPDNQPLVARGKQVELAQGDVVLFHSGLFHAAGRNEGDTTKFSVVFAYRGVSNPPKPGSRSASAGEVELGH